From Micromonas commoda chromosome 3, complete sequence, a single genomic window includes:
- a CDS encoding predicted protein — protein sequence MDGPTDAEKLPVTIVTGFLGAGKTTLVNHILKGDHGKLIAVIENEFGAVSIDDALVGENIKEQENIITMDNGCVCCTVRGDLVRALLTLKDKTKKFDHVIIETTGLADPAPVAFTFFINPEIADHYRIDSILCLADAKHIGLHLEEEKPDGAVNEAVQQVAFADRILLNKIDLVSDTELAAVMEQVRSINGVAEVIKTTNSVVDLDKVLGVSSFSIEKTLEVDPDFLEDEEGHAAATAAHDGAAADGGDHGHGHSHDGGKTECHEDHGHGHGHGEPAAKKPRKKRHDLTGVSSVGILAEGELDFNQVNTFMMTVLQENAKSIYRSKGVLCFKDQGNTKFVFQGVHEHINFGPSSVEWGADEPRVNRMVFIGRNLNRKELEEGFRACLVKD from the exons ATGGACGGACCCACCGATGCCGAGAAGCTCCCCGTCACG ATCGTGACGGGTTTCCTGGGCGCGGGCAAGACCACGCTGGTGAACCACATCCTCAAGGGCGACCACGGTAAGCTCATCGCCGTCATCGAGAACGAGTTCGGCGCCGtctccatcgacgacgccctcgtcggcgagaacATCAAGGAGCAGGAGAACATCATCACCATGGACAACGGGTGCGTGTGCTGcaccgtccgcggcgatctcgtccGAGCGCTGCTTACGCTCAAGGACAAGACCAAGAAGTTCGACCACGTCATCATCGAGACCACCGGCCTCGCcgatcccgcgcccgtcgcgttcaCCTTCTTCATCAACCCCGAGATCGCGGATCACTACCGCATCGACTCCATCCTCTGCCTCGCCGACGCTAAGCACATCGGCCTGcacctcgaggaggagaagcccgacggcgccgtcaaCGAGGCGGTGCAGCAGGTGGCCTTCGCCGACCGCATCCTGCTCAACAAGATCGATCTCGTGTCCGAcaccgagctcgcggcggtgatggaaCAGGTGCGGTCCATCAACGGCGTGGCGGAGGTGATCAAGACCACCAactccgtcgtcgacctcgacaaGGTCCTCGGGGTTTCCTCGTTTTCCATCGAGAAGACCCTGGAGGTGGACCCGGATTTCTtggaggacgaggaaggacacgcggcggccaccgcggcgcacgacggcgccgcggccgacggcggcgaccacggcCACGGCCACTCGCACGACGGCGGCAAGACGGAATGCCACGAGGATCACGGCCACGGCCACGGCCacggcgagcccgccgcgaagaagccgCGCAAGAAGAGGCACGACCTCACCGGCGTGTCCTCCGTCGGTATcctcgcggagggcgagctcgactTCAACCAGGTCAACACCTTCATGATGACGGTGCTCCAGGAGAACGCCAAGAGCATCTACCGCAGCAAGGGTGTGCTGTGCTTCAAGGACCAGGGGAACACCAAGTTTGTGTTCCAGGGCGTTCACGAGCACATCAACTTCGGACCCTCGTCGGTGGAgtggggcgccgacgagccgaGGGTGAACAGGATGGTGTTCATCGGACGGAACCTGAACCGCAAGGAGCTGGAGGAGGGCTTCAGGGCCTGCCTCGTCAAGGACTGA